From the genome of Lysinibacter sp. HNR:
CTGAGGTGTTCCAGAACGGACCGTTTTGGGAATCCATTACGCGGGTACTGCTCTTTGGCGTTGTCCAGGTGCCCGTCATGCTGGGGCTTTCGCTGCTGTTTGCGTTGCTGCTTGACTCACCGCTGGTCAAGGGCAAAAAGTTCTTCAGACTGGCGTTTTTTGTGCCCTACGCCGTTCCCGGTGTGATCGCCGCTATCATGTGGGGATTCCTCTACTCCCCAAATCTGTCGCCGTTCAGCGCGCTCACCAGCTCCGTTGACTTCCTCTCCGCCGACCTGGTGCTCTGGGCAATGGCCAACGTGGTGACCTGGGTGTTTGTTGGCTACAACATGCTCATCATCTACTCGTCGCTGCTTTCCATCCCCACCGAGATCTATGAGGCGGCACGACTTGATGGCGCGGGGCAGCTTCGCATCGCGTTTTCAATCAAGATTCCGCTGGTCACCCCAGCGATCATCATGACGGCGATCTTCTCGATCATCGGAACGCTGCAGCTGCTTGCAGAGCCCCAGGTCTTCAGATCCTTTAGCTCTGCTGTTACCAGTACCTTCACCCCGAACCTTACGATTCTCACCACGGCGGCGGCACCAAATATCAACCTCGCGGCAGCCTTCTCGGTTGTGCTTGCGGTCACCACCTTCATCCTGTCATTTGCCTTCCTGAAATTCACCCAGCGAAAGGCCTTCGCATGAGCAACCGTATCTTGACCGATTCGGCACCGGCAGTAACGGTCGGCAAACCAATCCGGGTACGCGGCCCGCGTGAACCGCTGGGCTCACGTATCTCTGCCATGGTCATCATGGCCGTCTTCACACTGTACTTTCTGATTCCTATCTGGTGGCTGTTTGTTGCTGCCACCAAGGATCGTTCGCAGCTCACCGGCACTAACCCGCTCTGGTTTGCCGATATTAACCTTGTGCAGAACATCACAGAGGTGGTCTCGTACCGCGACGGGGTCTTTCTCCGCTGGGTGGTCAACAGCCTCGCCTACGCTGGTGGCGGTGCGCTCATCGCC
Proteins encoded in this window:
- a CDS encoding sugar ABC transporter permease gives rise to the protein MSSTLAQQSPPKRRKRPTRFAGSIALFILPFGVLFGLFYLVPILYAVYQSFLVVERDGTFGKAKEVFGGFAQYAEVFQNGPFWESITRVLLFGVVQVPVMLGLSLLFALLLDSPLVKGKKFFRLAFFVPYAVPGVIAAIMWGFLYSPNLSPFSALTSSVDFLSADLVLWAMANVVTWVFVGYNMLIIYSSLLSIPTEIYEAARLDGAGQLRIAFSIKIPLVTPAIIMTAIFSIIGTLQLLAEPQVFRSFSSAVTSTFTPNLTILTTAAAPNINLAAAFSVVLAVTTFILSFAFLKFTQRKAFA